The Manduca sexta isolate Smith_Timp_Sample1 chromosome 15, JHU_Msex_v1.0, whole genome shotgun sequence genome includes the window CGTGTCTAgggatcgaacggcaaagttaagtttgtcaagtttgaacttatatattatttagtagtAATGTGCCGGATCGTCAACGAAGTATATCCGTGGATACGGATTTGTGTCATGATCCGCGAATACAGATCCTAAATATCCTTTTCAATCGATGTCGGTGCGGTATCGGCATGATACACGCTACGATAAATGCAATATAAAAGTgccaaatatttgattttaagaaataaatagtaatctgaatgaagttcaatattttttcactgCTACCTAATCatctatatacagggtcattttaaattCACTAAAAACCTCTTAGGTTTataaaatgatcctgtatacaATTTGATCATGTATTAAAAATGAACAAGGTAAAAGATCTGTTAAAGATCCCCCAGAAAGTAACAGATACGGATCTTTCTTCTCCCTCGGATATCCGCAGATAGGAATCGGATACGGATATCCGGAACATCACTAATATTTAGATACCTTTACGTGTCTTTCTAGAATAGTAGCACAAGACGGGCGCGTAGTGTTAACGGCTAGTACGATGAGACTTATACATACTTTATTTTGCTTCAGAAATAGCTGGAAAGAAACGTGCAGCGACTTCTCCGGTGAACACTGGAGCCGCTAAAAAGTCTGTCTCAAGACGGGAGGAACTGTTAAAACAGTTGAAAGCTGTTGAGGATGCGATAGCTCGTAAACGGTCcaagatttaatattataggaAAAAATTGTATGTGTATAGTTCATGATTAGGCTTCAGTGCCACATTTCATTTCTGCCTATGTTATCAATTTGTGTAAGTTGATTGATGGTTTTAATTTGCACATAGATTACTAAAATTGAATAGGCAGAGCTATATTTGTACAAATATCAGCATTTAAGTAAAACATGTTACAAtgtttaggtatttttatttaaaatcaatgttagATATTGTCACACCTTTGCCTGagaatatttttcaatgtaCGTGCATGACGCATTGGTGTATtggtttgattataattattgacatgCTAAGGTGGGAATCTGTAAAGAGTTCAGCACAGTATAGATTTTGTGATCAATTCAATGTGAAGATCAGGtattagtgaatgaattaaAGCATAATTTTTGTAGAATCGTTCTTTTATTTATCCATCAATGTATAGCGATTTGTATATTCGCAAGTCGATATTTTCTTGAACTTGTATTCCGTAAAAGTACTTGGTTTTTGGCCATGTTTAGGAGAGTGTTAAGTGCGTTATAAGTAATGTACCCAACGCCACAGCTTCGCGCTTCTGTGAAACTAAATGCTCCTTGAGAAATATAACCCATAACTTGGCGGGCGCCAATGTGGCGCACTGTCTCCACATTCGAGGGCAACCATAACTCCCTCATTTCTTTCACATATTTTGAAGGTTCtttggatgtttttttatttaatttctttattgtagTCTGAAAAAGAACATATGATTTAATTTGGTCAGAAACATTTTGttacctaaaatttattttgttactattcTAGTAAGTGACAAGAAATATTTGATGCTGACAATTTccttaacaaaaaaaagtctTCCCACAAAAATGTAGAATATAATgctttcgttttttttttatccacaaAATATAATCTCATAACATATAGAATTAATTATGACTTTTTGCATGCAAGTACAAAGATGAAGCATGTCCACCTTTATTACTGGACATGGTGAGCAAAACTAAAAATCACTTACAATCTGTTTCTTGTGTTGTttgattcttttttttcttaattgttTCAGAAGTTTCAAATGTGCTGCTCTTTTCACTTTTCTTAATTGTTCATTAGGGTCCTCATGGTGTGGTTCAGCCAATTCTTTTATGCAACTCATATCATTCTGCTCTGGCAAACAGATCAAAGCATTTTTTTTGAGACTCCCTCTTACAGATAGTTGCAAATACACTGCTACTAAGCAAAAGTCAGAATTTTCCATTTGTGGTATACATTTCTTGGCTTGTATGCATTCCTGtgagcaatataaaaaaaacactaagcATAATAGTTGACAAACAGTGTAATCATCTCaacatacattttgtaacatatacctgtaaattatttaacttttgtCTGTCACGCAGTATAAAGAATTTTTCTACTGGGGTTTCACTCCAGTCTTGAAGTAATAATCGCCAAGGACAAATAAATGGGGCATTGATAcccagttttataaaatttactctCTTGCTTGGTGGTAatctaaaatatctatttttaagttCTGATTctattttttcttcttctatTCTCCCTGCTTCAGAGTCCGGAGGGAAGTAACATTCTCCCATTTCAAAAGCTAAGCTCTCTGTTTCACGGAGTCCTCCTGGTCTCGCtccaaacataataaatgtgAGCCAGAAAGGAAGACCATATCCAGAAGGCATTATAATGTCCCAACCACATCCATAGcctaaaatggaaaaaaaaatgtcttatagTTAAATCTTATAGATTGatgtaattttatgtaaactagGCTAAAATGTATTACCAATTTTTTTGTGAGTAGGATCTTGTGAACCAGGTCGCTGCACTAAAACAACAGGTAGACTTTGTAGAAATGGATCATTTTCATTGATTTCACCGGGCACAAGCTGAGTTTTGGTGACATGCTGAATGTATTTACTGTTGGTGACTGCAttctttttaattgtttcatGTACGTCTAAATTCCATAATGCTGAGGTTGAGGCATGTGGTGGTATATTGGTTAATATGCTAGTATTTACAGCACTATCATGCTTACATAGTGCCTTAGTTCTATGATTGGGCCTCCTCAAACGAGGATCTCTTACAACTAACCCAATAACAGCCTGCGGAGGAAGTTGTGATGGTGAATTTGCTAGACTTAAACTGCTCCAATACTGATCTTTTTCCTTTAATAATTCTAAGTCTTTATTATCACACTTTTCCACCCAATCATCATGTTTTATCTTTTGAATATCATCAACACATTTTAGACTATTTACTAATATTGCATGACTATTGGGCCCAGTCAATCTAAATCTGTTAAACATGCCTGACAGcacttttatttgaatattttctgcatagatgtgatttaattttctttttttacttacatCTTCAAAGTCTTTTTGTTCAGTGTTATTACTGAGTAAGTCCATTAACAacaattcaatttgttttactatTGCTGGATGTACAAAGAGACATAAGGTTTTGTGGATATTAGTGGATGGAATCCACATAAATTGCACTTTTCCTATGTAACCAAAGGGATATGTATTTGAATTGTATACATGGATTGTTCCTTCTCTATTTCCAGAGATATAAGCTTTGGCACCAATACTGAGATTGCATGAGCTGTTAGTTATAGTTGAGAACATATCTTTAATGACATCTACTGGACCTTCAATTTGTATTGGTGTAAGATATGAAATATCTTGCATGAGGCAATGAGCCGAGCTCCCTCTGTAGCATGCCCGAAATGCTTTATCGCAAGGAGCATAGGCGAGACGGTAGCCCCAACATTCTGTCATGTGAAATCTTTTAGCGTGCCATATGTGAGTTTCTAACCACATATTTCGTTTTTGACGACGATTATActcttctaacaaatattttggaCGACGTCTGTGTTTTCGCGATGGTCTCTTCTGTTTAGGGGATATACCGCTTTTTTTCAATTGTTCAAAATATGCATCCCTCAGCTTTTTCGGTAACCTTTTACAGTTATGGCTCATTGCTCTTCGTCGCATATGCACAGGCAAGGTTTGGAATATTAACTTTGTCGCACTGGGTCGAAGGATGAGTTCGGTTAGTGCAGCGATTTCTACGCTTCTGGATGCAGCGAATTTTAGGTTATTTGCCGAAAGAGGTAGATGTTCTGCGCCACCCAGGGTGGCGTCAAATTCGTTGGTTTCCATGGttaaaagcaataattaaatagaCGTGAAGAGATcaaataatctaataataagGATTAATGTATTGCACTGGATCCTTAGATCATAATAAGTAAATGATCTAAGGCTGGATCACTCGTCTTTACTTGGTAtgaatgtttttatgtatttaacaaagataatataatactttattgaaagaatttaatattcttaCAAACGCATTATCGTATCACAAGTTATTATTAgtctttcattaatattatttatttttattaacctcAAAAACCAAAGCTAACCTCCAAAGAATAAAAAACGTCAGTGTCAACCGTAATTTATGTCAAAACTgtcaataatgttttaaattaccaTAAGATAGTAGCTAAGGTCAAAAAGTATACTTCCATGtcgttttattttcagttttataatatgttacggTAGGCTTAACCtgtattcaatttttatatttcgtcCGTATGGTAATCCAGGTTATGAGTTTGAGTAAAGCGGTTGCTATATATATCTTATAGCATTGTGTGGCAATTTAATTGTCATATTGTTTCCATGCGATTTTCACTGAGTGTACGAAGAGGTGATGATtatcgttaattttaattgttcatGCGTTGAAACCACAATGCTATGtataataggtataatttaatttattggatTTAATTCAGTTAATACGAAGAAATACTATTCTTAGCAATTCTACATGTACCTATCTAGTTTTACCCACAGTTTATCATAGTGTAGAGACTTACCGCTGATAGGGGAAAACCCCATATCTATATTTATGATAAACTATATTTAGTTACCTATATTAGGTACAAACGTACCCGTAGTTGGATATTATAACGCGAGGAAGTTGGCTCTATCTTCACTGTAGGCCCTAGGAATTTTATAAACGTGGCCTGTGGGCCCCGTGGCTGCGTATTTGGGCTTTAGCCGATCCATATTTaggtcatcatcatcatatatCACATTTCGTTTTGGGGGTTGCTACATAAAAAACCTCCCGGGTGCCAAACCACGGTTTACCGCCACTGCGGAAGTCGGGTTGGAGTGTCTGCTCGGGCAGATATTAGGTTATTCTGTTCAGTAAAAGTCCAgtttttgtgtccgatatggcgataggctcacccttTCTgtaatgggacggaatacagaTGGCGAacagtgggtgcactagttgctcCACTGCCTACTCATTCAGGGTACCTAAACGGCAAATTCCAAACTCAGGGCTCAtgctaagtagaaaaacccaatatcacgtCATTATAACGTGACCTCCACTGACTTTTCTAGggtaaataataagataaaaagtaTGTAGAACAACTTTTATTCTTTTTGCTTAATTTAGGTAACATTTCtgatgtattgtttttataagtagataggtaattttaatttcccaGCATAACATTCCAAGACTTTCTCTGTGGCATATGCCATCTCCATAAGCTGGTTGTACACTGCCGTTGTGTTTCGCCATAACGtctataaaagaaatatgtaattatttatttgtttatactaTAAATCAGGAGAGGAGAACTTAATTACAATTACTTTGTTGCATTTGCACTTAACCTAGACTTCCATTGTGGCGCCTGTGTATTGATCATTATCTATACCGTAACGAAATTTATACAGCTAATTAGTTATTTTGCTTCTATGATCATGTCCTGATATCGTTCTAAAGCGTGGTTTAGATTTGCAAGAACATTTGCAGAGGTCGATTTCCGCAAGCAATTTTACCGTATGACCAATCATGGCAACCTGCCTTCTGTGAATTTTGCTTTCATAATTTATGCCAAGTTGCATGTGCatagaactattgaaatattgccgctatTGTAACATCTGCAAGTTCATGCTCAATACATGTCTACAAGAACTTTCTAATCTAATCTTAGCATAACAGCGTCAGTGCGAGCTGGAAAGTACTGGGTTGATTATTATATATCACTATGTGGGATTTTCTAACACGATTTACCTGGGGTAAGGTTCCTTACTCTGAAGTGAAGTAGGCGCCCAGTCGAAAAAACTAAAAAGGTTCCTGAAACATTGTGGAAAAAAATTACGGTGTGGTAGGTACATCGAAAAATTGGGATAGGTGAAAGGGGCAGGTGAAATAACAGTTCATcaataatatgcaaaaatatgatGCCTGGAATCAGGAATACAAATAAATGCAAACTATACAGCTAGTAATACGCAACAAAATTAGTACCTATACAACATCAAAGTCaggtataataaatttcatggAAGGTGATATATCGATTGAGTCAGCATGTTCGTCATATTGTGATGTCTATAGATTCTATTAtgctttgttttattaacatttaaaaattaattttcaaattctgcttaaatttttagggttccgtacctcaaaaggaatcCTTAAAGGATCACTTTATAGTTCGTCCGCCCGTTGACACTTTTTCTCagaaacgcgtagaggtatcaagttgaaatttatatcaaatactcggggCTATGATCTCTTTCGCCTATAAACAAATCGAACCTATAACTTAATGCGGTTAAAAGATATTACGGATATTTTccgatttcacaagggaatcaaaacctttAGGGTACTTGCCGTTGACCAGAAGAATAGGATCACGAAATTTAGCAAAAAGCAATATCTTACAGCACGCATGTAGGATAAAgtctgaaaaccgtaaatatgtactttaataaagaGGGAGAATTCACTCTAACAAACTTATTGTATACGGTTGGTGCAGTAATCGCGTCTATACATTGAACGGAAATCTTAAGTTTGTAAgaatttatatacttagatacaatagcgtcgccagccgatacCCCTTGGGagaggaggggggggggggggcaagttgatatggagaatgagaatgAGAAGACTTAGGACTTTGGTTGCATTTaatttggcaacttttttagaatctgtAGGCGGGGggttggggggggggggtgctGCTGCTCCTCCCTGCCCCCCTTAGCGACGCCCATGCTTAGATACCTTACCTCCATGTTTGTATAGAAGCCTCGGCGGGTGAGTCCGACTCACACTTGTccagttttcaataaaaatcgtTAATTTATCGTTATAGTTTTTTTCTTCCTGTTACATGGTTACAATATTTAAGCAATCCGCGCCATAGTACATACATGCAATACTTAAAAGTTAAAatgacattatataaaatattatataaaagagatgatattatataaaagagtGGGCATaccttattacttatatttaacaaaaattgtgTAGATAAGATTATGTAATGCATTTTACCACCAAGACGGAAGGGTATATTGGTATTAGTTTATAGTTGGTGACCCTGTATAATTTGTATTGTGCTGTGGCTTTGACctcataaaaaacaattttaatcagtAATTAGGTTAATCAGTGTTTTGCTAAATcttaaattatttgtcataaCAAGAAATTAACCATGGATAATGTGATAAGTAACAACGCTTATTACTAAAGtttattcgtaatttatataagtacatgTTTAAAACATGATTGCATgccttggtggtgtagttgttgatgctctgaagtcctgggttctaatcccgggtcgggcagtgttATTGGGTTTGTTTCTTCAGTATCagctcgaagtctggaatttatgcccgattaTGGCCTCCTATATCGggcagaacacacttggcgaaaagtagccCCCTGGTTGCACCGCTGTGTACCCCTCTgtagataaatgcgtgatgttgtgtgtgtgtcttTGTGTTTAAAACATAGGAAACTTTTGGCTACTTAAACTTGGCATAACAATAATTTTCCCTACAGAAAAAGCCTATACAACAAGTTcctaggtaaataaatatattagagtTATATTTAGAATAAGCAAAGCGAAGTAGTAATAACTCAATAATatctattgtaaatttattttgtacctaAATGGTCGTCCTACCTTTGAGAGACAAAACCATATTTTATTGCGGTAATCATATTGTTTTACGTGTCAATAATTAAAGTCCAACTTCTTTTTAGCTCCATCCTATAGTCACTATGAGGGCAAAACGAGAGTTCTACTTAAATgggaatgttagatatttttaaagttttacatAAACTTGTAGCATCTGTCGTTTTCTCATTTCAGAGATATAGTAGTAGGTAAATACTTTCATTTTGCCAGGTTACAACCCGTGAATTGGGGctaaatctgttttttttttattctattggaTAATATAAAGGGTTACAATATCGTTTAATAACTAAGTTACATAGTTCTGGTTCGCATAGGGTGCGGGGGGAGTCCgttatttgatacgtagttcgTCCCCCCTGGGCTTAATTTATTGGCAATCCTTTCCCGCAGCATCTTTCCAGACTAAGGGTTGATACTGAGctaaaaacccaataccacGTTACTCGATATAGggattgaacccaagacctaaGCATAGCCGTCGTACTGTAttccaagtaaataaataaatcctttttgCTCTTACTACGTACTAGTACATTTATCAGTTAAAATGagtaaagttaaaaaatagGCATGTCAGATGGACGCACATAACATTTTTTGGgctattttacaaattactttaacGCAGGATAGCATGTGTCATTAGGACGGTTCCGTAGAATGCGACATGGTTGGTCGCTTTACTCTAGAATGCCTGTGGCGTCGATAGTTGAAACTAATTGCAGTAAGTAGTTGAGGTTTCTAGAATTTTATAATCTTACTCTCTCTTATCTCTATATCTCTACCTTAAAATGCAATGGTTCTTACATTGTCTTGACACGAGCCCTAAACTTACATGAATTATAAAAGCGACATTCCATTAACACATTTAAATGATATCAAACATACAATTTCtgaaataatgttaatatgcataatacaattatacataAACTAAGTTATTACGTTCTCATCATAAAAATCATATATGTAGAACATCATATAAGcagtaaatgatatttaaagtataaatcGGTATTCGCTCTTAGACTAAGTAGATCTTTAGTTAGTAGCAAGCCGTAAACTCAATATGATAGGTTTAATACATTATAGAAAACATAAATTGGTTAAGATGTCTCTATAAATTGTGTATTACATTCAAATAGTTATCGATCACTCTGGATGTAATCAGAAtgatcattttaatatattttcagaaatCCTTTTCGAGTCAAcataaattttagttttgtgtAACATACCTATTATCTATTCCAAACTACATTGTTTGTGCATAGTcggtatttgttttaaattattaaacatataaagGTCTAATAatagcttaaaaataatatacagtaattttatagaaacaatccttatatctatacaaataataaatacacgaCTAAAACATGGATGACTTGTGATCGCTTGCTGTTTTCtacttgttttttaatttttctctgTCGCCTTTGTTCGTGCAGCGGTGATCACTGTCTCGTCGCAACCGTTGTTTTAGGAACAAAATTAGCTTTCACAATGATCTCAGAATACAAAATCTGTCAAATCATTATGAAAACCAGTTTCGTAGTTCCTTTTATCTCGATCCGCTTGTTCTCTTCATTTCCCATTTCATCTTGATGCAGCTGAAAAAAAGACTCCCGATGCTTGCATACAGGTACTTGTATATTACTATgacaatactaatattatacaatgtatAAGTCTTGTCCGGCAGTAAAATCGCAACAACTAGATATTAATTTCGCATAGTgccattaaacataaaaatatttacttattaggTACTATAAACACATAACATAACAATTGAAACAATATCAGAAATATGTGTCAGTATCAAATAACGCAGCGAGCgtcattcattttataaattagttacaTCGGAATCGCAGGAATGCGATGTTTAACACAATAGTTAGTAGCAATGGAAGAATATGAATGGATTTGTCATCGCTCGATTGGCTCAAGTATGCGCCGGGAACTGGCCGAACGGGCGCGCGGCGGGCAtgcggcgggcgcgcggcgggcggcgagcgGTGAGCGGCGGCACGCTCCCATTACCCGCATCATCGCATGCCATATGACATCATGCTGACTCACAGCCGACATACAACAATGCTTTTCTTTCGCTAATTGTCATCCGCCATCTGCAACACATACAATGCTTCTATTAAAATAGCGAACTTACGCACAAATCATGTCATCTATTCAATATCAAGCGTAGCGGGCGCGTCGAGCGACACTAGTCTGGCCACGTGAACACACCTTTACAAATTCATTACTACTCATTTCTAAGTTTGTACGACAGAAGTGAACaaactaaaatagtaataaacaaAGGCGGGCAGGTCTTGCGGAGGCAATGCGGGCTCACCCACACTGGCACCGCACCCGCACGTCGCCACTAATTAGGTAAAACGAAGAGTGCGCACTGCGCAGTCACTATTACCCACAAATGGTGCGAATAAGCGTTTCCGACCTTGTTGGGGCGGCTGCGCGGGAGTCGTGGTGCCGCTACAATTATTTCGCCTGTATATCGCTGTTTACTGATTCTCATAACGAGTTTAAGAATGCTGTAAAGTTTTGGGCGTTCATTGTATATTGAGGTCTTTTCCTACCGTTATGGAAAATTACTCGAGCGCGACTGGGTAGCAGTTTCGTAGGTGGTTGTAACCAGCGGAGGCGACGACGCCAAGGGCGCAGGTGCATAGGCTGACGTCACGTCCGGCGTGGTGCCTCGGGAACTCAATGGGCGCGCACTATGTGGGCCACACGTGTCATCATCCCCCCTCTTCTGCTATTCCCCCTCCGCCGCCCGAGCCGCAGTCTACGCCCCGCGCGCCTCGCACATACACCCGCACCCACAAACGTTGCTCTAATTGCTGACAACTATGGGAAATAGCGCAAATGTGTTACTTTTTATCGTAGAGCGTGTTTACACTTGTGATAATGACGAATGCGCCgcttttaagtatatattttatcagagtCGCCACGTACCTGCGCTCTTTGCCATTTATGCTTGTGCGCGGAGGCACGATTAGGGCGACAAAAAAGTTAAGTGATTTCGAAAAATACACTTGTCAGCACCTATAGGTGTAGAATGGTGATGGTTATAATGGGTGCGCGATAGGTGGTGGTGAGCGTTGGTAAGAACTGAACCGTGCGAAAGATAAACATTAGGTGAGCAGCGCAAGAGCGTCGCGAGTGGCGAGATCGGCGCTGTGTAGGTCGCCGCGCGCCGGCGAGTCGGTGCGGCGCGATGCGGCGGCGACACCGGCGGTTACGTCAGGCACAGAACTGGCCTCGGCCGCTGGCGCCGCCGTTGTCGACGCAGACGACGAACAATGGGCTTAAAAACGGAATTTAGCGCATGAGGTGACGAAACGAGCTCCCGGCTGCCGCGCCGGTGGCGGCGCCGACGTCGCGACAACTATGTAGGGCGGGTGACGTGCCGACTATTGATAgtgcgcgccgccgcgcgccttGCGCTGCCGCAACAACACTGGCGCGCGCCGCTAGCGGATCTCGACAATTATTGTATTGCAAACAGGAATGCGCGTGGACTTGACCCACTTAGTCTTACGCACATGTATATAAACTCTTTTGAGATATACATGGATATGTACATAACAATGTGCtcatacattaatatataaacacaTCCGGATTACACGCGTAAGTCCCACGGACTTTAGAGAATATATCCAACACATGCGTCGCGGCCTAACCCCGAGTCTCACGATCAGCGAGCCGGTCGCACCATTCATTATCCACCGAAACTTCTGTTAAAAATCGAATTCTGTCTGCTATATAATACTACGTCTTTGTTAATTTGAAACAGTGTCAAGTCTGTCAATATATGTAACTGTGATTATTTAACAAACATAGTTAAAGATTTAAATCTCATTAAAATACGATGATATAAACGAAGATATAGATGTAACGATGTATCAATACGTAGTCCGTCTAATGGTTCAAATTACACGAGCATGTGTGTTAGGAATGGAAACGCGCAGTGCACGGTGCAACGCgtgttactattaaaataacaaaatacataatggGCACGAGGTAGAGCATCTCGCGGCTCGCGTCCGTGTCATTAGAGGCGCATCGTAGGCAACGCAACGCG containing:
- the LOC115439988 gene encoding ribonucleases P/MRP protein subunit POP1, with the translated sequence METNEFDATLGGAEHLPLSANNLKFAASRSVEIAALTELILRPSATKLIFQTLPVHMRRRAMSHNCKRLPKKLRDAYFEQLKKSGISPKQKRPSRKHRRRPKYLLEEYNRRQKRNMWLETHIWHAKRFHMTECWGYRLAYAPCDKAFRACYRGSSAHCLMQDISYLTPIQIEGPVDVIKDMFSTITNSSCNLSIGAKAYISGNREGTIHVYNSNTYPFGYIGKVQFMWIPSTNIHKTLCLFVHPAIVKQIELLLMDLLSNNTEQKDFEDVSKKRKLNHIYAENIQIKVLSGMFNRFRLTGPNSHAILVNSLKCVDDIQKIKHDDWVEKCDNKDLELLKEKDQYWSSLSLANSPSQLPPQAVIGLVVRDPRLRRPNHRTKALCKHDSAVNTSILTNIPPHASTSALWNLDVHETIKKNAVTNSKYIQHVTKTQLVPGEINENDPFLQSLPVVLVQRPGSQDPTHKKIGYGCGWDIIMPSGYGLPFWLTFIMFGARPGGLRETESLAFEMGECYFPPDSEAGRIEEEKIESELKNRYFRLPPSKRVNFIKLGINAPFICPWRLLLQDWSETPVEKFFILRDRQKLNNLQECIQAKKCIPQMENSDFCLVAVYLQLSVRGSLKKNALICLPEQNDMSCIKELAEPHHEDPNEQLRKVKRAAHLKLLKQLRKKRIKQHKKQITTIKKLNKKTSKEPSKYVKEMRELWLPSNVETVRHIGARQVMGYISQGAFSFTEARSCGVGYITYNALNTLLNMAKNQVLLRNTSSRKYRLANIQIAIH